From Pontibacter actiniarum, a single genomic window includes:
- a CDS encoding glycosyltransferase family 2 protein translates to MNKSVGVIILTCNRLKLLKITLCKVLAQTHKSIQVLVVDNNSLDGTREYLDSMDNIEKIYLSENTGPAGGFYEGVKFFAEKTNVDYVWMMDDDFFPFDSCLEVLLNSTNDKTVVFPYIREKDFATRRMPGWWGVLIPMQVIKHVGYPRKDFFFWAEDSEYLMDRMRDKFNYPLKWVPAAKGVHFTTRVTNYRQPWRYYYTVRNMLYMRLYVKERTTLRAYKLVRSWVKLLGAILLKENNKSAKLEWFFRGTVHGVTKKLGKTIDPHVAKDKSSSRYKVSR, encoded by the coding sequence ATGAATAAATCTGTTGGGGTTATAATTCTAACCTGCAATCGCCTGAAACTTCTCAAGATAACCCTTTGCAAAGTTCTGGCGCAAACACATAAGTCTATTCAAGTTTTAGTAGTTGATAACAATTCACTTGATGGAACGCGGGAGTATCTTGATTCAATGGATAACATTGAAAAAATTTACTTAAGCGAAAATACAGGCCCGGCAGGTGGATTTTATGAAGGGGTTAAGTTCTTCGCAGAAAAAACAAATGTTGACTATGTTTGGATGATGGATGATGATTTCTTCCCGTTCGATAGCTGCTTGGAAGTCCTGCTAAACTCTACGAATGATAAAACAGTAGTCTTTCCCTACATACGTGAAAAAGATTTTGCGACAAGGAGAATGCCGGGATGGTGGGGGGTGCTTATACCCATGCAAGTTATAAAGCACGTTGGTTATCCCCGCAAAGACTTTTTTTTCTGGGCCGAGGATTCGGAGTACCTAATGGACAGGATGAGAGATAAATTTAACTATCCCCTTAAATGGGTTCCGGCTGCCAAGGGCGTTCATTTTACGACAAGAGTCACAAATTACAGGCAACCCTGGCGGTACTATTATACAGTTCGTAATATGCTTTACATGCGCTTGTATGTGAAGGAGCGCACAACTTTAAGAGCCTATAAACTAGTTAGAAGTTGGGTTAAGTTATTGGGGGCTATATTGCTCAAGGAAAATAATAAATCAGCAAAGCTAGAATGGTTTTTCCGTGGAACGGTTCATGGAGTAACCAAGAAATTAGGTAAAACAATAGATCCTCATGTCGCAAAAGATAAAAGTTCTTCACGTTATAAAGTCTCTAGGTAG
- a CDS encoding glycosyltransferase has translation MEILQLIQKPQPRGAETFAAQLSDNLEQQGHASKLLALYAGNEAGKFKRNNYQLLGANAQARLWDKNGWKALADVIKEMNPDVIQANAGDTLKYAVFSKLLHKWPQPIVFRNASTLSSYLKNPLQKVYTRFLLSKVDAVASVSDYSRGDIVRLFPELAKKTLTIPIGLEPKLRVSNPFARTAFSGSKNLVHVGGFTFEKNHVGLLRIYKRIIELVPNVHLWLIGDGPLRKDVEESVQHMGIANRVSFTGFINNPLEYIAHGDALLLPSVIEGLPGVILEAMLYETPVVANNVGGISEVVIPDKTGWLVERGEEEAFAQAVNNCLTNKSKVSSLVGCALSMVEEKYMNKNIASSFANLYQKLSNRI, from the coding sequence GCCACAACCTCGTGGTGCTGAAACTTTCGCAGCTCAATTATCTGATAATTTAGAACAGCAAGGACACGCCTCCAAATTACTAGCACTGTATGCTGGGAACGAAGCTGGTAAGTTTAAGAGAAACAACTACCAATTGCTAGGTGCAAATGCTCAAGCTCGCCTTTGGGATAAAAATGGTTGGAAAGCGTTAGCGGATGTTATAAAGGAAATGAACCCTGATGTTATACAAGCGAATGCTGGAGATACATTAAAATATGCTGTGTTTTCAAAGCTGTTGCACAAATGGCCTCAGCCAATTGTGTTCCGTAATGCAAGTACGCTAAGTTCTTATCTAAAGAATCCGTTACAAAAAGTTTACACAAGGTTTTTGCTAAGTAAAGTTGATGCAGTTGCATCAGTAAGCGATTATTCAAGAGGTGACATAGTGAGGCTCTTTCCAGAATTGGCAAAAAAGACCTTAACTATTCCGATAGGTTTGGAGCCTAAGTTACGTGTTAGTAACCCTTTTGCTCGTACTGCCTTCTCTGGATCTAAAAACCTAGTGCATGTAGGAGGTTTCACTTTTGAAAAAAATCATGTTGGCTTGTTGCGGATCTATAAAAGGATAATTGAGTTAGTACCTAACGTGCATCTTTGGCTTATTGGTGATGGACCTCTTAGAAAAGACGTCGAAGAAAGCGTTCAGCATATGGGGATAGCAAATAGAGTTAGCTTCACAGGCTTCATAAACAACCCCCTGGAGTATATTGCGCATGGAGATGCGCTTCTTCTGCCTAGTGTAATTGAGGGTTTGCCAGGCGTGATTTTAGAAGCGATGCTGTATGAAACACCTGTTGTTGCGAATAATGTGGGCGGAATAAGTGAAGTGGTAATACCTGATAAAACAGGTTGGTTAGTAGAACGTGGAGAAGAAGAAGCCTTTGCCCAGGCTGTAAATAACTGCTTAACTAATAAATCAAAAGTTTCAAGTTTAGTGGGGTGTGCCTTAAGCATGGTGGAAGAGAAGTATATGAATAAAAACATAGCCAGTTCTTTTGCTAACCTATATCAAAAGTTGTCTAATAGAATCTAA
- a CDS encoding glycosyltransferase produces MSQKIKVLHVIKSLGRGGAEMLLPETLKYHNKVEFEFHYIYFLPWKNQMVEAIKNNGGVVSCFEASNNIQIFQKVPSLVRYIREQGINLVHCHLPWAGIAGRIAAKLTGVPVIYTEHNNFSRYHSLTKFASRLTISLNQLIIPVSRDAEVALKKFVSPEKIKLILNGVDTGSFRKTSEDAGFRSKLEIPADNLVVATAAVFREQKRLDNFLKVAEGVCSTNDKVSFIIVGDGPEKEKLKVLAEPLRSQGKVHFAGLQENVKPYFNMADVYLMTSDFEGLPIALLEAMSMSCAIVSTAVGGVPEVVENGVSGLLCDAGDVVALEKNVNLLLQDKEKRTTLAANARERVEQRFSMKNMVQKLEVVYKQYAKYGV; encoded by the coding sequence ATGTCGCAAAAGATAAAAGTTCTTCACGTTATAAAGTCTCTAGGTAGAGGTGGAGCTGAGATGCTGCTACCTGAGACGTTGAAGTATCATAATAAAGTTGAGTTTGAATTCCACTACATCTACTTCCTCCCTTGGAAAAACCAAATGGTTGAAGCTATCAAAAATAATGGTGGAGTAGTTAGTTGCTTTGAAGCGTCTAATAACATACAAATTTTTCAAAAAGTACCCAGCTTGGTCCGATATATACGTGAACAGGGTATTAATTTAGTCCATTGCCATTTGCCATGGGCCGGAATAGCAGGTAGAATAGCTGCTAAGCTAACAGGTGTGCCAGTTATTTATACAGAGCATAACAATTTTTCCCGGTATCATAGCTTAACAAAGTTCGCGAGCCGCTTAACTATTTCTCTGAACCAACTAATAATACCTGTATCTAGAGACGCTGAAGTAGCTCTAAAAAAGTTTGTTAGCCCAGAGAAAATTAAGCTGATACTTAATGGTGTAGACACAGGTTCCTTTAGAAAAACATCAGAAGATGCAGGCTTTCGTTCCAAATTAGAAATTCCTGCCGATAACCTAGTTGTTGCAACTGCTGCGGTTTTCCGTGAACAAAAAAGACTTGATAACTTTTTAAAAGTTGCTGAAGGAGTGTGCAGTACGAATGACAAGGTTTCTTTCATTATTGTTGGTGATGGGCCTGAAAAAGAAAAGCTGAAAGTTCTGGCTGAGCCCTTACGATCTCAAGGGAAGGTGCATTTCGCAGGTCTACAAGAAAATGTGAAGCCATACTTTAATATGGCAGATGTTTATCTGATGACTTCTGATTTTGAGGGGCTTCCAATTGCACTGCTAGAAGCAATGAGTATGTCTTGTGCAATAGTTTCTACAGCTGTTGGAGGAGTACCCGAGGTGGTCGAGAATGGAGTGTCAGGGCTATTATGTGATGCAGGTGATGTGGTAGCTCTTGAAAAAAACGTGAACTTATTATTGCAAGATAAAGAGAAGCGTACCACTTTAGCTGCTAATGCGCGTGAGAGAGTAGAGCAACGTTTTAGCATGAAGAACATGGTACAAAAATTAGAGGTTGTGTATAAGCAGTATGCAAAATATGGAGTATGA
- a CDS encoding GNAT family N-acetyltransferase — MEYEVRAATEQDLPAILDLFELSLGSDGGAPVETFWRWKHIDNPFGRSPVLLAFDKDKLIGLRAFMRWRWELNSKNIPAFRAVDTATHPDYRGKGIFSKLTKALIQELKQTEPSCFIYNTPNTQSKPGYLKMGWKVLGKPNVVGSIALAFSRKALERFEKYRGSLQKVDFDNLPFKPASSQGLVHTHHTLAYFRWRYQLIPEIPYGSYVYEGKERAIMLFFHLKMRGRFYELRICDEIWSDGVAESATALKAYHSLARKLGTPVISFIPNYKMNFVQTVAYRVFSLKKYAPEITIREVNDAELITRVEDANNWSFNLGDLELF; from the coding sequence ATGGAGTATGAAGTAAGAGCAGCAACGGAGCAGGACTTACCCGCAATTCTGGATTTATTTGAGCTTTCGTTAGGTAGTGATGGAGGGGCCCCAGTAGAAACCTTCTGGAGGTGGAAGCACATCGATAATCCTTTTGGTAGATCCCCTGTTTTGCTCGCTTTCGATAAAGATAAGCTAATTGGCTTGCGTGCGTTTATGCGCTGGAGATGGGAGCTTAACAGTAAGAACATTCCTGCCTTTAGAGCAGTTGATACAGCGACTCATCCAGATTACCGTGGGAAAGGTATATTCTCAAAATTAACAAAAGCACTAATTCAGGAGCTCAAGCAGACAGAGCCTTCCTGTTTTATCTATAATACTCCAAATACTCAATCCAAACCCGGCTACCTTAAAATGGGATGGAAAGTACTAGGCAAGCCAAATGTAGTTGGAAGTATAGCGCTGGCATTTAGTAGGAAGGCTTTAGAAAGGTTTGAGAAGTATAGAGGTTCTTTGCAGAAGGTTGACTTCGATAATTTACCTTTCAAACCTGCTTCTTCACAAGGTTTGGTACATACACATCATACCCTTGCGTACTTTAGGTGGCGTTACCAACTTATCCCTGAGATACCTTACGGTTCTTATGTGTACGAAGGTAAAGAAAGAGCAATAATGCTTTTCTTTCACCTCAAGATGAGGGGACGGTTCTATGAGTTGAGAATTTGTGATGAAATTTGGTCTGATGGAGTTGCTGAGTCAGCAACTGCCTTAAAAGCCTATCATAGTCTTGCACGTAAGCTAGGCACACCTGTTATAAGTTTCATTCCAAACTACAAAATGAACTTTGTGCAAACAGTAGCTTACAGAGTATTCTCGTTAAAAAAGTACGCACCAGAGATCACTATCAGAGAAGTGAATGATGCTGAGCTAATTACTAGGGTAGAAGATGCAAATAATTGGTCATTTAATTTGGGCGATCTAGAACTGTTTTAG
- the asnB gene encoding asparagine synthase (glutamine-hydrolyzing) encodes MCGIFGKVGSLRERDMHVATEMLCHRGPDGQVHKTYAQNVHFFHARLSIVDIEGGTQPMDDEGLAIIFNGEIYNHQELRTKFGLTGKTRSDTETVLLMYKQLGLDMLSHMDGMFAIALFDKKQGKVFLLRDRAGKKPLYIGVADDGIYFGSEQNLLQKIMRPSIYLPSIAEYLQTGMVYGKNTPYKDIYELQPGHRISIDVENLSMSEQQQWWSIEPYYEQVLELQEQEALALLDEKLKIAVKRRVESSDLEVGCFLSGGIDSGIMAAMASELKPNLRTFTVKFQNEYDESVVAKQVAKYLNTNHQELEVSYDKLTNDFESIVRAYGEPFMDDSQIPSYYVAREAKKHVTVIINGDGGDELFGGYRRYVPFAHSFFRNGVVKGASKAVAPFLPAPASKMNMYNYLYRLVKLSSRNDFEQYLSASTDVLFDYKRDYKVQPEPSFQTLVARNFSKNISGLRKIMLTDFQGILPYILLKKIDISSMQSSLEGRSPFLSKEIMEFAPSLSDNLKIRGGTTKYLLRKLASQYLPAGNDKLPKKGFEVPIINLVDKDINPLLKDYVNSSDCLYKEVIDPKLVQRLMNGTLNISKDKRAKILFSLLTMEIWYKNQKQV; translated from the coding sequence ATGTGTGGGATTTTTGGTAAAGTGGGCTCTTTGAGAGAAAGAGATATGCACGTGGCAACAGAGATGTTATGCCACCGAGGACCTGATGGGCAAGTACATAAAACTTATGCTCAAAATGTACATTTCTTTCATGCCAGGTTAAGTATTGTTGATATTGAGGGCGGAACTCAACCTATGGACGATGAAGGCCTTGCTATTATATTTAACGGTGAAATCTATAACCACCAAGAGCTAAGAACTAAATTTGGCCTTACAGGTAAAACTCGATCTGATACAGAGACAGTGCTACTAATGTATAAGCAATTAGGGCTTGATATGCTTTCTCACATGGATGGCATGTTTGCGATAGCTCTTTTTGATAAAAAGCAGGGTAAGGTGTTTCTGCTAAGAGACAGAGCAGGCAAAAAGCCTCTTTATATAGGGGTTGCGGATGATGGTATCTACTTTGGTAGTGAGCAAAATCTCTTGCAGAAGATCATGAGGCCAAGTATATACTTACCTTCCATTGCAGAATACCTGCAAACAGGTATGGTATATGGTAAAAATACACCTTACAAAGATATTTATGAGCTTCAGCCAGGACATAGAATTTCTATAGATGTAGAGAACTTATCTATGTCCGAGCAACAACAGTGGTGGTCCATAGAGCCTTACTATGAGCAAGTGCTGGAACTTCAGGAGCAGGAGGCGTTAGCGTTGCTCGATGAAAAGTTAAAAATTGCAGTAAAGAGGCGTGTAGAAAGTAGTGACTTAGAAGTAGGGTGTTTTTTGAGCGGAGGTATCGATAGTGGCATAATGGCTGCGATGGCTTCTGAGTTGAAACCTAATCTAAGAACTTTTACAGTGAAGTTCCAAAATGAGTATGATGAGTCTGTCGTTGCGAAACAAGTTGCTAAGTATCTAAATACAAATCATCAAGAACTGGAGGTTTCATACGATAAGCTAACAAATGATTTTGAAAGCATTGTTAGAGCATATGGTGAACCCTTTATGGATGATTCTCAGATCCCGTCTTACTATGTAGCTAGAGAAGCCAAAAAGCATGTTACAGTGATCATCAACGGAGATGGAGGGGATGAATTGTTTGGCGGTTACAGGAGGTATGTACCTTTTGCGCATTCTTTTTTTAGAAATGGTGTTGTAAAGGGGGCATCTAAAGCTGTAGCTCCTTTTTTACCTGCTCCTGCCTCTAAAATGAATATGTACAACTATCTGTACCGACTCGTGAAGCTAAGTAGCAGGAACGATTTTGAGCAGTATCTTAGTGCAAGTACAGATGTACTCTTCGACTATAAACGTGATTATAAAGTTCAACCTGAACCCTCTTTTCAGACCCTTGTAGCTCGAAATTTTTCAAAAAACATTTCGGGCTTAAGAAAGATAATGTTGACCGATTTTCAAGGAATTCTACCTTATATCCTGCTCAAGAAGATAGATATAAGTTCCATGCAAAGTTCCTTAGAGGGCAGGTCTCCGTTCCTGTCTAAAGAGATTATGGAATTTGCACCAAGCCTTTCGGATAACTTAAAGATCAGGGGAGGGACAACAAAATACTTGTTGCGCAAGCTTGCCAGTCAGTACCTTCCGGCAGGCAATGATAAACTGCCGAAGAAGGGATTTGAAGTGCCAATCATCAATTTGGTTGATAAAGATATAAACCCACTTCTTAAAGATTATGTGAACAGTAGCGACTGCCTTTATAAGGAAGTAATAGATCCTAAGCTGGTTCAGCGCCTAATGAATGGAACATTAAATATCTCAAAAGATAAGCGAGCTAAGATTTTATTTAGCTTACTGACAATGGAAATATGGTATAAGAATCAAAAGCAGGTTTAA